The genomic region TTCTCTTTTAAAGCTTGACCCCAAGCAGCATTTCACTCAGCCGCCGCCCAGATATTCGGAAAGTTCGCTCGTGAAAGAGCTTGAGGAAAAAGGTATCGGACGACCCTCGACCTATGCTTCCATCCTTTCGACAATACAGGACAGGGGATACGCCGAACGGCAGAAGGCAAGGTTCGTTCCGACTCCCTTGGGTTTCTCCGTGAACGATTTTCTGGTGGAGGGTTTCCCGGGAATAATGAACGAGGAGTTTACGGCCCGGATGGAAAGCGATCTTGACAGGGTGGAAGAAGGCGAAGTTCACTGGGTTGAACTCCTACGGGGTTTTTACGACGGGTTTTCAAAGAGCGTGACCAGAGCCGAGGAGGAAATCGAGGGGCGCAAGTTGGAAATTCCGACCGATATAGAATGCGACAAGTGCGAAGCTTCGATGGTTATAAGGGAAGGGCGCTACGGGCAATTTCTTTCCTGCTCTAGATATCCTGAATGCAAGAACGCGAAGGACTTTACAAGGGCGGAGGATGGAGAGATTGTCGTGGGCAAGAAAACCGACCCCGAGATCTGCGATGATATAGAATGCGACAAATGCGGGGCTCCCATGGTGATAAAAGAAGGGCGCTATGGGCAGTTTCTTTCTTGTTCAAAGTATCCCGATTGTAAAAATCCCAAGGAATTCACGAGGCAGGACGGCAGGATCGTCATAAAGCAGAAAGAACCTCCCGAGGTCCGTGAAGATATAAAATGCGAGAAATGCGGTAAACCCATGGTTGTTCGCCGCAGCCGCCGCGGGCGCTTTCTCGGCTGCAGCGGTTATCCAAAGTGCAAAAGCACCCTCAACCTCGATAAAGACGGCAATATAGTTAGAAAAGCCACTAAAGCGGAAGAAGTCTGATTCATTATGCGGGGCGAGCTGGAAAAAATCCTGCGTTCTCTGCAAACTCCACTTCTTTTTGCCTCAAGGAATAATTTTTCAAATCTTGACAAGGTTCCCGAACTTGGAGAGGACATAAGGAAAATCTCGACGAAACTTCTTACGGGGAAGTTTCCCGAGGAAGTAAAAACTCCTGTAGCGTCACTGAGGAATTCTTTCTCTGACTTCAAAACCCTGACGCGTCCAGAAAAAGCCAAAAGAATATCTTCTGCGCTATCGGTCGTTCGCGAAACGATGAAGCTTGTTAGAAAAAGTGAACGCAAGGATATCTCCAGGAAAGCAGCCGTTTCCAGGAAAAAGCTTCCCCCAGGCGGGAGCCCATTTTCTGTAAGCGTCACGAATCTTAAGAGAATCGGACCGAGGATTGCGGGATTTCTCGCGAAAAAATCCATACGTACCGTCTCTGATCTTCTTTTCTACTCTCCGAGAAAATATGACGACCGCAGGAAAATAGCGGACATATCGGAGGTCGTTCCCGGGGATTCCTGCACTGTTCGGGGCGAAGTTGTCTCCGTGGCGGACATAAGAAACAGAAAGAGAAGCTTTTTTCAGGTGGTGATTTACGATGGGACCGGCAGGCTCAGGCTCACTTGGTTTAATTACAATCCTTCCTACCTGAGGGGGATTTTTAAGAAGGGGTTGAGCTTCATAATTCACGGCAAGGTATCGGTTGCCCCTGGCGGCAGAGCTCTTCAGATAATTCATCCGCTTGCCCAGGACATAGAGGTAGTAGAAGATGAAGAAGATGTCGGAAACCCTCTTCAGTTTGGAAGAATTGTTCCCGTCTACCCGCTTACAGAAGGTCTTACTCAGAAGAAACTGAGAGAGGCGGTAAGAGGGGCTCTTGACAGCTACGCGCGGGACTTCAAGGGACTGATCCCGAAAGATATTCAGGAAAAGCACGACCTGATGGACTTGCCCAAGGCCCTTGAGCAGGTGCATTTCCCTCCTGGCGATGTACTTCCAGTTGATTTTGACGACCTTGGTTCGGTTGCAAGTTCGCGGCCTCACAGAACCGTTATATTTTTCGAGTTTTTCGTTCTCCAGCTTGGCCTTTTCTCCAAAAAACGAAAGGTGGACGAAAGTCGGGGCATATCTTTTAGTCCTGGCAGTTCTCTTTCGGAAAAACTTCTTCGTTCACTTTCCTTCAGCCTTACACATGCTCAGGAAAGGGCTATCTCGGAGATAGGGGCAGATATGGGTTCCTCCCAACCGATGAACAGGCTTCTTCAGGGTGACGTGGGAAGCGGAAAGACTCTTGTCGCTCTTGTCTCGATGCTCCGGGCAGTTGAGTCAGGCTATCAGGCCGCACTTATGGTTCCGACGGAGATACTGGCCGAGCAGCATTTTCGAAATATTAGCCAGATGACCGAGAACACGGGAATAAGCGTAGTTCTTCTTAAAAGTGCGCTTTCGAAGGCGGAAAAATCCCGCGTCCACGAAGAGATAAAGACCGGGCAGGCTGATATCGTGGTCGGAACCCACGCTCTGATCTCAGAAGCGGTGGATTTTAAGGCTCTCGGATTCGTGGTAATAGATGAGCAGCACAGGTTCGGAGTTATTCAGAGGGCCAAGCTGGTACAGAAAGCGATGGTGCCCGACGTTCTTGTTATGACGGCTACTCCGATTCCGAGAACCCTGGCCATCACCGTGTACGGAGATCTTGAAGTTTCAGTGATTGACGAACTTCCTCCTTCAAGAAAAAAGGTGGAGACCTTTGTTCTCGGGGATACGCAGAAAAATCGAACATGGTTTTACACCCAGATAAGAAAAAAGCTTGAAGAGGGACGCCAGGCGTATTTCGTCTATCCCTTTATAGAGGAATCCGAGAATCAGGATTTCAAACGCGTAAGACACGTAACCAGAATGGTCGAGGAACTGCGCAGGGAATTCTCTGAGTTTCGTGTCTCTCTTCTCCACGGCAGGATGAAAAGCGATGAAAGGGACGTGGTGATGGATGATTTTCTTGCGAAGCGATGTGATATTCTTGTCTCCACGACTGTGATAGAGGTGGGAGTCGATGTTCCCAACGCCACAGTAATGGTTATAGAAAACGCGGAGCGTTTCGGGCTCTCACAACTTCACCAGATGAGGGGAAGAGTGGGGAGGGGAGAACATGAATCAACCTGCTATATAGTATATTCGTTCATATCGGGAGAGGAGTCGGGAGAAAGGCTTAAAATAATGGGCGAGACCTCAGATGGGTTCAGAATCTCTGAGTTTGATCTTGCCAACAGGGGCCCTGGAGAATTCATGGGCACGAAGCAGTCTGGAGTTCCCGGTTTCAGTTTTGCCAATCTTATAAGAGATTCCGCGTTGCTTAACGAATCAAGAGACTGTGCCCGCCAACTGATGGACAGGGTGGATAATTACGCGGAATACGAAAAACTCTTTGCGCATGTAACGGAGAAATGGGGCGAAATGCTTGAACTGGATACTAGTTCATAGCATTGAGCGGTTGTTAATTCGATCTTAGGGCTTAACCTTCGATAAGAAGAGTTTCAGGATCTTCAATCAGTTCCTTTACCTTTACGAGGAACTGCACGGCTTCCTTTCCATCAACTATCCTGTGGTCGTAGCTGAGTGCCGTGTACATCATCGGTTTTATCACTATGTCTCCGTTAACCGCCACGGGCCTTTCCTCTATCTTGTGAAGTCCAAGTATCGCGACTTGGGGCGGATTCAGTATTGGGGTGCTCATCAGCGAACCGTACACTCCTCCGTTTGTTATGGTGAAAGTCCCGCCGAAGATTTCATCGAGTGAAAGTGTGTTTGTGTTTGCCTTTTCGGCAAGTTCCCTGACTTCTTTTTCTATCTGTGCGAAGGTTTTTCTGTCAGCCTCCCTTATGACGGGAACGACAAGTCCTCCCTCGGCCCCTACGGCTATTCCGATGTCATAGTAATCCTTATAGACTATTTCATCTTCCTGGATCTCGGCATTTATCTCAGGAAACAGCCTGAGCGCTCCAATAGAGGCTTTTATGAAAAAGGAGGAAAAACCGAGACTCACTCCGTATTTTTCCCGGAAAGCGTCTTTTTTTCTCGATCGAAGCTCCATTACGTTAGACATGTCGATTTCATTAAAAGTGGAAAGTATGGCGGCTGTCTGCTGAGCTTCCACGAGACGTCTTGCTATGGTCCTGCGACGTCTCGACATTTTCATTCTCCTCTCCCTGTTTGCGGTAAGCTGTGAGAGGGACGGGAAAATATCCGGCGATACCGGGGTTTCGGAAATTTCCTCCTCCGGGGGGGCTTCTTGCGGGATTTCCCCTCCGGTTCTCTGTGACTCAAGGTGCCTTTCCACATCTTCTTTCGTGATTCTGTTTCCCTCGGGTACGATCTGGGAGAGGTCGACTTCGTTCTGCTCGGCGATATTTCTCGCGACGGGAGTCACTCTGGTCTCGGGTTCTTCTTCAGGCTGCTTTTCTTGGGGAGTTCCTTCGGTTGGTGGTTGGGGTGAGGCTTCAGTTTTCTTAGGAGATTCTTCTGCACCGCTTCTTGTATCCTTTTTGCTTTCGGATACTTCAATGGTTCCTAGGATGTCTCCTACTTCGACATCCTCATCTGCTTTTTTCGCTATTGACGCCAAGATTCCCGTTGCTTCGGCGGCGACTTCGAAGTTAGCTTTCTCGGTCTCAAGCTCAACAACGGTTTCCCCGAGTCTTACCGTGTCTCCCTGTTGCTTGGTCCACTTGATTATTGTTGCTTCTATTACGGAATCCCCCAAGTGGGGAACGACGATGTTCTTGGCCATTTTCTCCCTCGCTTGCGCCTTTGTCTCAGATATTTCTGTGCCAGGTTATCCCGCTTTCCTCATTTCCTTCCACTACTTTGTCTATGCTGAACGCCTGCTTTATAAGCAACCCCTGATTGTATTTGTGCATGGAGGAAAGTCCTTCGGACGGGCTTGAGTAGCGCTTTCTTCCTATATAGCTGAGTGGAAACCGTTTCTTGATGATTTTTCTTTTGAAAAAAGGCAGCATGTATTTCCAGGCTCCCGCGTTCTGAGGTTCTTCCTGTACCCAGACCACCTCTTCAAGTTTACCATACCTCTCCAAAACGGCGCTTACCTCTTCCTTGGGTCTCGGGTAAAGCTGCTCGATTCTGGCTATGGCAACATCAGGCGATTTGGCTCTGAGTTCACTTGAGATGAGGTCAACGTATACCTTGCCGCTGCAGAATATCAGCCTTCTTACTTTTTTCGTCTGTCTGGTGGTCATCGGATCGTCGATTACGGGAAGCCATTTTCCCTCGGATAGATCCTTAAGGGACGAGTTTATCATCGGGCTTCGTAGAAGTCCCTTGGGCGTCATGACGATCAGGGGAAGGGGATCTTTTTCAAGCAGCAGGGCCTGGCGGCGAAGTACGTGGAAAAACTGCGCTGAAGTGGTGCAGTTTACTATCCTTATATTGTATTCGGCGGCCGACATGAGGAATCTTTCAAGCCTCCCGCTCGAGTGGTCAGGGCCCTGTCCTTCATAAGCGTGAGGGAGCAGGAGAACCAGGGAAGGGGTCTGTCCCCATTTCGCCCTTGCCGATACAAGATACTCGTCCACTATGGTCTGAGCCCCGTTTATGAAATCTCCGTACTGGGCTTCCCATATTACAAGGCAGTTTGTTCTCTCGATACAGTATCCGTACTCAAAACCCAGGCAGGCGTTTTCGCTGAGCGGGCTGTTTTTTATCTCGAATGCAGCTTTTGCCTGCGGGATCCTCTCCAGAGGAGTATGAATTGCGCCGTTCTCAGAGTCGTGGAGCACTGCGTGACGATGGCTGAAAGTACCCCTCTCGCAATCCTGTCCGGTTATCCTGATGGGAATGCCTTGTGCGATTATGGAAGCGTAGGCTAGTTCTTCCGCCATGGCCCAGTCAATTGTCTTTTCTTTCGGGTCGTCGAGAGTGTTTTTTCTTCTGTCGCGTATTCTGGCGATTTTCGAATTTACCGTGAATCCTTCGGGAACCGAGAGAAGGGAGTCGTTTAGTCCGCGCAGGGTTTCGTCGGGAACCTTGGTAACCGTTCTTTTCGCTATCTCGCGTTCTGGGGAGGGCGCCGTTGATTCCTCGGGGGAGTCGTCAGGGGAAATCGATTCGAATTCCTCGGCAATCTTCTTGATATATTCTTCCTGTAGCTGTTCTACCTGCTTTTCCGAGACGGTGCCTTTTTCTATCAGTTTCTTTGCCCAGATGTCCATCACCCGGGGATGACTGTCTATCTTTTTGTATATCATGGGCTGAGTGAATCCCGGTTCGTCCGCCTCGTTGTGTCCGTACCTTCTGTAGCCGACAAGGTCTATGAGGAAATGTTTTTCGAATCTCGATGTGTAGCCGAAGGCCAGGCGTATTGACTCTATGCAGGCGACCGGGTCATCCGCATTTACGTGGACAATCGGTATTTCGAATCCCTTTGCGAGATCGCTTGCGTAAAGAGTGCTTCTGCTGTCGCAGGGAAGCGTGGTGTAGCCCAGCTGGTTGTTGGTGATTATGTGTATGGTTCCGCCGGCGCGGTAGCCCGGAAGGGATGAGAGATTAAGCGTTTCCGCGTTTATCCCCTGTCCCATGAATGCCGAATCTCCATGAATCTGTACCGGGATTACCGTTGAGGGGTCGAATTGCGGAGAACCAGGCACATCATCGCTTATCCCGCATGCCCTCGACATTCCCTGCACTACGGGATTTACCGATTCCAAGTGGCTGGGATTGGGAACCATGGTGATCCTCATGTTGCGATCAAGCATGCCTCCCGTCGGGATATCGCGTTTTACGGCCTCGTGGTACTTTACGTCCCCGGTCCATCCCATGTCGTCGGCGAAGTCCCTTACCAGAACAGGGTCCTTGAACTTAAGCAGCGTGTACTTGTAGTTTTTCTCCATCACGTGGTGCATCACGTTCAGCCTTCCGCGATGGGCCATTCCGAGAATTATCTGGTGTATGTCGGCTTTGATGGCGAGGAGTATTAGTTCATTCAGCATCGGCACCAGCATGTCGACGCCTTCTATTGAGAACCTGAATTTCCCGGGAAAGATGCTGTGGAGGAAGTTTTCGAATACCTCCACTTTGGTGAGGGTATCGAGAAGTTCCACTTCGTTAACGGGATTTAGGGGAGGGCGGTAAACACCCGACTCTATGGCGCCTCTCATCCACCTTCTCTCTTCAGCTTCGTAGATGTGGTCATAGTTATACCCCGTGGTGGAAGAGTAGATTTTTCTCAGCTTTCTTATTCCGTCAAGGGCGTCAAGTGAGTTCTGCGAAAGAGGCCATCCTACAAGTGTCGAGGGAAAGTCTCTTAGTTCCTCCTCGTCAAGTCCGAAGGTTTCGGCGTGCAGGGTGAGGTCTCCGTGAACTGGACCCCCGAGGGGGTCTATTCTGCTTGCCAGGTGACCGTGCCTCCTGATTGCCTGAGCCATATTGGCGATCGCAACGGCCTTGTTTACATCTCTTACGGATGACTGCTTGAAACCGTTCTTCTCGATCTCGGGTTCTATCTCGACCCTGAGAGACGAGTATTTGCTATCGGGTTTCCATCCCTTAAAGATGGTTTTCGTGGCGGGATCTACTGAAGAGGAGTCTCTTACGTAACGTTCGTAGAGATCCATTACGTAACCTGAGTTGAGCCCGTGAAAGTTTTTCCAGATGTCCATGCACCTTCCTGGGAATTACGCAGATATGAGGATTTCAACTGACTGAAAGCCTGATCCACGCTATTCACAATTCCGCCTGCTCTAACGGTAACCGCATAGAATCATAGCATAAAATATAAAGCAAACAAGGATTTTTTGCTCTCGTTAAAATGATGCGGTAACAGTCCTAGGTGGCGTATGAAAAGGGCTCTGGGAAGGTCAGTCTTCTGATTTTTTTGCGATAGTGTTTATTCCGGTTTCAAGGAGCTGTTCTGGAGAGACCTCCGAGGGAGCTTCCGTCAGAGGACAGGATCCCTTCTGCGTTTTTGGAAAAGCTATTACGTCTCTTATCGATTCTCCGCCCGAGAGAAGCATCAAAAGCCTGTCAAGACCGAGCGCTATCCCTCCGTGCGGAGGGGCTCCGAATTCAAGAGCCTCAAGGAGAAAACCGAATTTTTCCCTTGCCTCATCCTCTCCGATTCCTATAGCGTCAAATATTTTCTGCTGTATGTCTTTTCTGTGAATCCTTATGCTTCCCCCGCCTATCTCCACTCCGTTTAAGACTATGTCGTAAGATTTTGAAGCCGCATCGTCCGGGGAATCCTCAATTTTCTCCACGTCCTCATCTTTGGGGGCGGTAAAAGGGTGGTGGACGGCGACGTATCTTTTGTCTCTGGGGCTGTACTTAAGAAGCGGAAAATCCACTACCCAGAGAAATTCAAGTTTTTCTTCGTCAATGAGAGAGAGGGTCCGACCGAGACTGAGCCTTACGTTTGACATCACCTGGTTTACCATATCAACCGAGTCGGCACCGAAAAACACTATGTCTCCTTTCTCCATCGAAAGGGTCTCGGCCAGAAGCTCGCGCTCCCCTTCACTTAGAAACTTGACTATGGGAGAGTTCCACCCGTCCTCGCCGACCCTTATCCACGCAAGCCCTTTTGCTCCGAGCGAGATTGCGTACTCGGTAAGATCGTCTATTTCCTTTCTTGTAAGCTTCTCGGCTCCTCCTTTGAGGTTAAGGGCCTTTATCGCTCCGCCCTTCTCAAGGGCTCCGCGAAAGACTTTGAACTGCGAGTCACGGAATATGGATGAAATGTCCTTTAATTCAAGGCCGAACCTCGTATCGGGGCAGTCGGTCCCGTACCTCTCCATGGCTTCTTCGTAAGGCATTCTAGAAAAAGGAATGCTTACGTCAATTCCTTTTGTTTCCCGAAGAACTGTTTTTATCATGCCTTCGACGATTGAGATCACGTCGTCTTCTGAGACAAACGACATCTCCATGTCTATCTGGGTGAATTCGGGCTGGCGGTCCGCTCTTAAGTCCTCATCCCTGAAGCATTTAACTATCTGGTAGTATCTGTCAAAACCCGAGATCATAAGGGTCTGTTTCAATGTCTGGGGCGACTGAGGAAGCGCGTAGAACTGACCTTCGTTAAGCCGGCTCGGAACGAGAAAGTCTCTTGCCCCTTCAGGCGTCGATTTCGTGAAATAGGGGGTTTCGATCTCGAGAAACCCGTTTTCGTTGAGGTAACTTCGCACCGCGGCGGCGACTTTGTGGCGAAAGATTATGTTGTCCCGCATTGGGGGTCTTCTGAGGTCGAGGTAGCGGTACTTAAGCCTGAGAAGCTCATCGGCGTTCACTTCGTTCTCTATGAGAAACGGTATTACCTTTGACGTGTTAAGAATTCTTACCTGCTCGGCTACCACCTCGATCTCGCCGGTTTTGAGGCTCGGGTTCACAGTTTCCTCGGTCCGGGGGGTTACAGTTCCTTTTACCGCGATTACCCATTCATCCCGCAGCTGTTCAGCGGTCTTATGGATCTTCGGGTCGTGCTGCGGGTTAAAAACAATCTGGCAAAGCCCTTCCTTGTCGCGCAGATCAACAAAAATTACCCCGCCATGGTCTCTTCGTGACTGTACCCAGCCCATGAGAGTAACGGAGCGGTCAACGTGTTTTTTCCCAAGCTCTCCGCAGAAATTCGATCTTTTCCACTCTCCCATAAGTTCAAGCATTAAAACGCAGTTCTCCCGGCAAAGAAGGATTGGCTAATCATACTAGATTGATTTACGTTGGCAAGGTCACGGTGATGTCTTAATGAGGAGTATACGGCGTGATTTTTGTCTTGTATTTCTAACTGATAAAGATGTGAGTACGGAGGTTTTCCACGCGTTCTTTCTACTTGTTTTTTCCCTTTTTTTACATACCATTCTAATCTGGAAGGTCGGGAATTTTTCTCCGGCAATAAAATCCCGAGGAGTTTTGATGAATGAGAAAATATCTTGTCTGTAAAAGGAACCTGTTTTTTGCTGTATTTATATGTCTTCTTTTTATCGTGAACGGTTGCGCGGCGACCAGGACCCTTATCGAGAAAAGAGAG from Candidatus Dadabacteria bacterium harbors:
- the odhB gene encoding 2-oxoglutarate dehydrogenase complex dihydrolipoyllysine-residue succinyltransferase, with amino-acid sequence MAKNIVVPHLGDSVIEATIIKWTKQQGDTVRLGETVVELETEKANFEVAAEATGILASIAKKADEDVEVGDILGTIEVSESKKDTRSGAEESPKKTEASPQPPTEGTPQEKQPEEEPETRVTPVARNIAEQNEVDLSQIVPEGNRITKEDVERHLESQRTGGEIPQEAPPEEEISETPVSPDIFPSLSQLTANRERRMKMSRRRRTIARRLVEAQQTAAILSTFNEIDMSNVMELRSRKKDAFREKYGVSLGFSSFFIKASIGALRLFPEINAEIQEDEIVYKDYYDIGIAVGAEGGLVVPVIREADRKTFAQIEKEVRELAEKANTNTLSLDEIFGGTFTITNGGVYGSLMSTPILNPPQVAILGLHKIEERPVAVNGDIVIKPMMYTALSYDHRIVDGKEAVQFLVKVKELIEDPETLLIEG
- the recG gene encoding ATP-dependent DNA helicase RecG; protein product: MRGELEKILRSLQTPLLFASRNNFSNLDKVPELGEDIRKISTKLLTGKFPEEVKTPVASLRNSFSDFKTLTRPEKAKRISSALSVVRETMKLVRKSERKDISRKAAVSRKKLPPGGSPFSVSVTNLKRIGPRIAGFLAKKSIRTVSDLLFYSPRKYDDRRKIADISEVVPGDSCTVRGEVVSVADIRNRKRSFFQVVIYDGTGRLRLTWFNYNPSYLRGIFKKGLSFIIHGKVSVAPGGRALQIIHPLAQDIEVVEDEEDVGNPLQFGRIVPVYPLTEGLTQKKLREAVRGALDSYARDFKGLIPKDIQEKHDLMDLPKALEQVHFPPGDVLPVDFDDLGSVASSRPHRTVIFFEFFVLQLGLFSKKRKVDESRGISFSPGSSLSEKLLRSLSFSLTHAQERAISEIGADMGSSQPMNRLLQGDVGSGKTLVALVSMLRAVESGYQAALMVPTEILAEQHFRNISQMTENTGISVVLLKSALSKAEKSRVHEEIKTGQADIVVGTHALISEAVDFKALGFVVIDEQHRFGVIQRAKLVQKAMVPDVLVMTATPIPRTLAITVYGDLEVSVIDELPPSRKKVETFVLGDTQKNRTWFYTQIRKKLEEGRQAYFVYPFIEESENQDFKRVRHVTRMVEELRREFSEFRVSLLHGRMKSDERDVVMDDFLAKRCDILVSTTVIEVGVDVPNATVMVIENAERFGLSQLHQMRGRVGRGEHESTCYIVYSFISGEESGERLKIMGETSDGFRISEFDLANRGPGEFMGTKQSGVPGFSFANLIRDSALLNESRDCARQLMDRVDNYAEYEKLFAHVTEKWGEMLELDTSS
- the aspS gene encoding aspartate--tRNA ligase; translated protein: MLELMGEWKRSNFCGELGKKHVDRSVTLMGWVQSRRDHGGVIFVDLRDKEGLCQIVFNPQHDPKIHKTAEQLRDEWVIAVKGTVTPRTEETVNPSLKTGEIEVVAEQVRILNTSKVIPFLIENEVNADELLRLKYRYLDLRRPPMRDNIIFRHKVAAAVRSYLNENGFLEIETPYFTKSTPEGARDFLVPSRLNEGQFYALPQSPQTLKQTLMISGFDRYYQIVKCFRDEDLRADRQPEFTQIDMEMSFVSEDDVISIVEGMIKTVLRETKGIDVSIPFSRMPYEEAMERYGTDCPDTRFGLELKDISSIFRDSQFKVFRGALEKGGAIKALNLKGGAEKLTRKEIDDLTEYAISLGAKGLAWIRVGEDGWNSPIVKFLSEGERELLAETLSMEKGDIVFFGADSVDMVNQVMSNVRLSLGRTLSLIDEEKLEFLWVVDFPLLKYSPRDKRYVAVHHPFTAPKDEDVEKIEDSPDDAASKSYDIVLNGVEIGGGSIRIHRKDIQQKIFDAIGIGEDEAREKFGFLLEALEFGAPPHGGIALGLDRLLMLLSGGESIRDVIAFPKTQKGSCPLTEAPSEVSPEQLLETGINTIAKKSED
- a CDS encoding 2-oxoglutarate dehydrogenase E1 component is translated as MDIWKNFHGLNSGYVMDLYERYVRDSSSVDPATKTIFKGWKPDSKYSSLRVEIEPEIEKNGFKQSSVRDVNKAVAIANMAQAIRRHGHLASRIDPLGGPVHGDLTLHAETFGLDEEELRDFPSTLVGWPLSQNSLDALDGIRKLRKIYSSTTGYNYDHIYEAEERRWMRGAIESGVYRPPLNPVNEVELLDTLTKVEVFENFLHSIFPGKFRFSIEGVDMLVPMLNELILLAIKADIHQIILGMAHRGRLNVMHHVMEKNYKYTLLKFKDPVLVRDFADDMGWTGDVKYHEAVKRDIPTGGMLDRNMRITMVPNPSHLESVNPVVQGMSRACGISDDVPGSPQFDPSTVIPVQIHGDSAFMGQGINAETLNLSSLPGYRAGGTIHIITNNQLGYTTLPCDSRSTLYASDLAKGFEIPIVHVNADDPVACIESIRLAFGYTSRFEKHFLIDLVGYRRYGHNEADEPGFTQPMIYKKIDSHPRVMDIWAKKLIEKGTVSEKQVEQLQEEYIKKIAEEFESISPDDSPEESTAPSPEREIAKRTVTKVPDETLRGLNDSLLSVPEGFTVNSKIARIRDRRKNTLDDPKEKTIDWAMAEELAYASIIAQGIPIRITGQDCERGTFSHRHAVLHDSENGAIHTPLERIPQAKAAFEIKNSPLSENACLGFEYGYCIERTNCLVIWEAQYGDFINGAQTIVDEYLVSARAKWGQTPSLVLLLPHAYEGQGPDHSSGRLERFLMSAAEYNIRIVNCTTSAQFFHVLRRQALLLEKDPLPLIVMTPKGLLRSPMINSSLKDLSEGKWLPVIDDPMTTRQTKKVRRLIFCSGKVYVDLISSELRAKSPDVAIARIEQLYPRPKEEVSAVLERYGKLEEVVWVQEEPQNAGAWKYMLPFFKRKIIKKRFPLSYIGRKRYSSPSEGLSSMHKYNQGLLIKQAFSIDKVVEGNEESGITWHRNI